The DNA segment AATGAACAAAGGTTCAAAGAGCTAGTCACTCGAATAATAAATGCCACATCATTCAtgtgatattataaaacacacttTGAATAGTTGCAAATGAAGCGTTGTTAAAGCAAACACAGTTAAGATGTAGGCCTTTACGAAATTAATTCAAATGACCCTCGGGCCGTTTGTGGTGCGACAGTTTTTAACTGTATCTCTAGTTTTACTCATtccatttatatttcaattcttTTTCAAGCCtagaaaataattgtaattaagttTCAGCTCATTCCAATCTTGAGAATAGAATTTTGATTGGAATTACATTCCATTAAGAATTATTGCAAAATCGTTAATTAGTTTTAGTCCCGATTTTTAGTACAATGCACTCCAAATAACGTCGTCAACCGTGGCCACAATTTAACTAGTGTTCATTGGTGAAGACCACTATCACGAGTTTTACGATCTTTAAGGTGACCTTTAGTCAtccaataaaatactattttatcaacattcatttatttaaattctccAGCCTTTTATGTTTGGAAACGGGCTTCTGTTAGAcgttttttaactatattactTTGTCTGCCACATAGtctttcaaaaatattctcTAAATCAATGTAACAATTGACTATACCATACAACGGATAGACGCAATTATCCTTTAAATTCAAACAGGTTCCACCGTCTAGTGATTTTCAATAGCAGTTTGCTAACATCGACAAAAAACTcaattgaaacaattttttaatcCCAATTGgatttattggaaaataaattgtgttcTTCATATCTGAGGATAATGTcgaagtatattatatttttataaaatcgttGGCATTCACAAGtttttatcttatcttactttttactaatataataaatacgactgtttgtgaaaatatttgaatgtttgttagaagtaaacggagAAATAGCTGAGCATATTTGCATAAAGTTTGGCAATACTATAgaccagtggttctcaaactttttaaatgacggaacccttttgggaagcaaaatacttgatggaaccctacaataaaacaattgtttttataagtgtattttttattaatcagcataataaaagtacaatgtcacagttactaattattattgagagagatgttttgatttttttttttctaaattcttgcggaaccccgacagaggtatcacggaaccctagggttccgcggaacacacttagagtatagctgctaTAGAccatatagcggcgatagcctagttgggtgtggaacaaaCTGCCGACACTAATGTCCGCAGAtacaaatcacaagggcacacacctctaacttttctaaaaaatatttgtgtattctttgtgaattatcgcttgctttaacggtgaaggaaaacatcgtgaggaaacctatgtacatgagaaattctctataggaattttgaaggtgtgtgaagtctaccaatcctaaggcccaatccctctcagtagtaaaggaggcccgttcccagcagtgggacaatatatattaaaggtctgatattattttattttattattttgtgagaCACCTGTGAATGTTTTccgtcgccaagcagcagtgtaccAACATGCGAACTCACATAACGGAGGTAACTACTGCATTCCTGTATTCTGTGAACCCGCCGCTTGAAgccttttatttgttaatataagtATCACAAGGGCAGGATACGacgaaaattgaaaattttatcaaaatatatttacactagcttttgctcgcggctccacctGTGTGAAAGAGATTTCCTGGATAAatgtcccactatatatttttctgggatagaaaATAGTCTAGGTACTTTGTAACGTTACCAAAtatactgtatattttattattactgtttgCCATTAATTTATGGCAAAATGAAATGAGACACGAGCTGGTATTTGGTCTGATTTATTCTATGTAAAAATAGTGCTTATATACTAATGTGGTACGTGACGTATATGAGTTAACACTCATCCAAGCATCTGCGTGATACTATGTGCGACGTTGTCGTTACAActgtatattgtaaaaataaagctcgttCCACGTAATAACCCTGGGTTTTTAATTGTCCCCTTTCCTACCTATCTGCGGGCAGGCCTTAACCGCCGCAACTCTTCAGGATCTCAGACTACCTCCAAAACCAATTTCATCTGTTggttaatttttgagtttaacgcTTTCAGACAAACAGACAGGTGGGGCGGGAgagtatgttatataataattttttttagaaaatgttaCAGAATTTCTACATACAACACACGTAAGGAAAGCtgttacaagaaaaaaaatccccatttttgatttttttttcattgcccCGCttctattgatcatagcgtgatgttatatagcctatagccctCCTCGATAAGTGGGCAAGCATTAAaggattttttcaattcaaaccagtagttcctagagtaacgcgttcaaacaaacaaactcttcgatttatataaaagtatagaaaaCAAAGAATTTAACGTGagaaaattaattctatttaatttcGACTTTATTTTGTCGGATATTTATTCCTCGAATTCGTAATTGAATGTCTGGCGTGTTTGGGTGTCGCTTTCACGAGAAGGAAATGGATTAGAATTTTATACGATATTTAATTATGCtgtttaaggtttttttttttataaaactccaTTATCGTTGTTCGCGGTACATTGTACAATGtagtaaatttgtttatttcatggAAGATATACATTAAACTACATAGAGAAACTGGTTGTGACAGGAAAGGCCGTGGGCAATAGACCCAGGCGTCGAAACCCGAAGAGATGGTGAGACCAGATCTCCGAACAGCTGGAGATCTCCATCAGTACCGTCCGTCATCAGGCGATGGATCGTATCAAtggaaaatagattttaaaaggCAGAAGGAGTCACGGTCCTCAGTAATGGGGGAAAGATTAAGaagaataaatactttaaacaatTAAAGTAACAATGTTACAAACACCTGGAATtgcgaagtattgtttggtattccactgcggtcgccatcctaagacatgagatattatgTCCAATAGAAATAGTTACCTGtgattcaaaccggaacacaatggtgactacacactgctgcttggcgggaTAAAGATAAATATGTAGTTTCAATTAGTAACCTAATGTCACATTGACCCTATATAAAGGTGAAACAATCTATTTTAACTGAGTACACAACACAAATTCTCattaacttaaatgtatataaaaaaattataatatgagtcAAAAAATACCTTACAATGTTAAgtcaaaaaaatacaataaaaccaCGCATTCAATGCAGAAAAATGCATGTTTAACTAACCGTACAAATTCGCTTACCAGAGCTCACCTCTACGTACTATCCTTTCAGGTAAAACTTTTAGTAAAAATTCTACCGGAATTGGCCGAATCCACCGACCATGTACCCAATTCACGAGGtttaaagaatttgtttttaaaacttttacattttattcaaaaccaTCACTTTGTGGATTGAAGTCAGTTGAGGTCGAGAAATCAAGGCCCTTCATTTATGCCCGGTATAAGCTTAGTGTACGATGGTATACGAATTACCTGaccgggaaaataaaaaacttcggcatttaaatatgaaacttattttatatacagacaacgttaacttttatacaaaaaagCAAGCGTGGAGCACCCTAAGCCGGTTCTTTGTTTTTCTAGTCAGGCTGTACAactctatctatactattaggGATAAGCTATGTATAATCTGCTGGTGgtaggctatattttatatctatccggatagcgaccattgtacacaaggtgttaaaactcgccattgTAGCCCACATGAGTGTGTCTCGTTTTGggatgagcctgtgtatatatgattcaagcaggccggcataattgtgtcgactgacgagggttaatcatctctcgtcaatcgacattctattggaccccactccacttacactTAGATGCACTTTGCCAtgctagtaaaaaaaaaaagtcgttCCGTTTACGAAAATAATACCTCGAATTCAACAAAGATGTACAAAAAACCTAGATACAAAACAGCAGTTAGAATAAACAGAACGACAAATGAACTGTCATTAGTCAGTTGACAGAAATAATGTTTAGAACATCAAATAAATGACTTCATTTTTTCCAAACTCGTTCCAATAACCTGCGGATCGGAATTGATAGCTTTTATTGAGTACATCAATTGGTTTGATATTGCGAAGGACTTTCCTTGACATTAACACCGACATTTtagatatgtatatatatgactgcctcggtggcgtagttgtattgcacgtccggtacaatagcgctctgaggtcctgggttcgaatcccgggtagggcaaagtgatatttgggtttttctgctcagtatcagcccggagtctggaatttgtgcccgatatggcgataggctcgccccctatcatatcatgggacggaacatacttggcgaaaagtgggtgccctagttgcgcctctgcataccccttcggggatgaaatgcgtgatgttatgtatgtattttagatatgtgttttgttattgcCTCACTGATCTGTGGCTCTGAATTTAATAACAAtgggaaaattattttgtttatattttttatggttaaaGAGTTTCATGACGGTATGGAATGTCCAAATCTTCCTTTCTCCGTTTTAGctaagtttattgaaataaaactagttttctcATTTTATAGcggttcattatattataattttctcttcacGTTCGAAGTCTTTGCAATTCgtataaacgtaaataaacaatatacgcCAGTCTAGATTACTAGAATTACTGATCAGTTCAGATTAGCTGAtcaattgttaatatattataatgtttgctGTTcaacattgcgttaataaatgaaaacacattCTATACATACCTTTgatgacattgtgccaaaaattattcatgaatgaatattttctccaaaaacctggttttatttttttaaatattgtagtacGACTATAGTGTGTTTCAGACTGAAAGTATGTTGCCCCTGTGACGAATAATTACTTTTACtgacattgattttttttttactgacattgattttgttcgaaacttacattattttattttacttctacgTTTCaggtaacttattataaagttatttcaagaatataattatgtggtttaatttagtgacgcaatgtcaaaattacgcCGTATATTAACCTAAGGCATACTCTATCTGTGTaccaaatatcatttaaatccATTCGACAGTTCctgcttttattttaaacatcgaAACATCTCTATAAAATGTGTCATTTTTACAGTAAGATACTTTGGTCGGCGTCATAATGATAGCACAGTacaaaattgattaaatataCCAAACTTTTCCTCTGATGCTTAAGATAACAAACACATAAACACACGCATCTCCGAAAGTACGCGCAGGACTGCTAccaaagcacccacttttcgcacGCAATACATTTACGCCACCGGGGCAGTTGCTCAAAATGaggatatttaatatttacacgtTGCATTgcaatataattcataaaccATTTTTGTTGCAGGTTTACCATGCACCGTCTCTTCATCACCCTCATCACCATCGCTGCCGATGTATACTCCCAGGAGGGTGACAGGGAGCACCAGGGTCCACAAATATGCGGCGGCCGGCTAAAGGGACCCGTGGGAGTCATACAAACACCAAATTTTCCCAACGCGTTCCCCGTGCCTATAAAATGTCGATGGATTATCGAGCACGACATCGCGAACGGCACTATATCGATATATTTCACGCAACAGTACACCACTAGTGGGTTGACGTTTACCGAGTATACTTATTACGATGAATCGTATAAGTTGGAGGAGAGACGGGCGCTGACCGTCACGGAAGAGAATATTACCAGAATCAAATGGCTTCAGGTATGCATTTTTACGCTTAGAGGCAATTATATGTACTT comes from the Manduca sexta isolate Smith_Timp_Sample1 chromosome 13, JHU_Msex_v1.0, whole genome shotgun sequence genome and includes:
- the LOC115445479 gene encoding uncharacterized protein LOC115445479, whose product is MHRLFITLITIAADVYSQEGDREHQGPQICGGRLKGPVGVIQTPNFPNAFPVPIKCRWIIEHDIANGTISIYFTQQYTTSGLTFTEYTYYDESYKLEERRALTVTEENITRIKWLQVQSPVLVVELTLNRLEGTQLRALGLLSVFGFNVTYAVRGPKDAPGPTSCSAIECRLLGHCYARHDYQ